A window of Primulina tabacum isolate GXHZ01 unplaced genomic scaffold, ASM2559414v2 Contig776, whole genome shotgun sequence genomic DNA:
TTAAGCTTTTGGTTATTTTGGGAAACattgttttggtatttgaattagAAATATGTGTAGATACTATATTAAATGGTATCTGATGAATATGAAAATCTTTTGTATGTATTTTATGTGTTGCTTGAGACATGTGGCATGTCCTATTTGTGGGGAGATGctgcccaatttttttttaaataacacattttctccaaattatatttcaaatcttTCACACTGATTATGTAATTTAGTCAtgagtgttacatttagtggtatcagagccgagatTTTTCGGACCAATGATTTGGCATATGACTTTCTCTGCTGTCGACAATTCGGTATATATGTACCTGCATCATTTGATATAATATGAATGTGTAGCctcaataattatgatatgttatattTGAAAATGGTTTTAAACTAATATGTATCATATGATCATGCCGCCTAAGCATAAAGCACCAGAAGGGGAGGATAGTTCATCATCTAGAGTGGTTGGTGAATTTAGCAAGTTACTGAAAGAACAGGCCAAGGTACATGGCGAGCAAATTCAGCAGCTCTTGCAGATGTAGAATACAGGGCgagggagagagagagagcaaGTCAGACCCGAGCCCAGTAGTGAAGGCGCATACAAAAGATTTCGTAAGATGAAGCCACTAGAATTTGATGGTAGCACTGATCCCATGGTCGCCTTGGAATGGGTCAAAGCTGTGGAGGCTATTTATGATTATCTtcaatttgaagataaagatcgaGTCAGCTGTGCCATTTTTCTACTGACCAAGACGGCGAGGATTTGATGGGACGCCACCAAGATATCAGTTAATGTCTCGGCACTCAAGTGGCAggagtttaaagatttattctacgACAAATATTTTCCTCGAGATGTTCGAAGTCAGAAAGTGAAGGAATTTCTAGAACTGAAGCAAGGAAACATGTCAATGCAAGAGTATATTCTCAAATTCGAAGAGGGGTGTCAGTTTGCCCCATATCTGGCCAGCAATGACATCGAAAATGGCGAGCATTTTCTTAGAGGTGTCCGAGCTGAAATTAAAAGAGACGTTCGAATGTCTAAAGCTGCTTCTTATAAAGAGATTGTTGAAAAAGCAAGGATGGCCGAGCAGGACGAGAAGGAAATTGAAAGAGAAAGACAGTTGAAGAGCCAAGATTTTTCTACTAAAGGCCAAAGACCCGGATGGAAAGGTAAGGGCAAGTTCAGAGGCAAAGAAAAAAGAGGA
This region includes:
- the LOC142534985 gene encoding uncharacterized protein LOC142534985, with amino-acid sequence MKPLEFDGSTDPMVALEWVKAVEAIYDYLQFEDKDREFKDLFYDKYFPRDVRSQKVKEFLELKQGNMSMQEYILKFEEGCQFAPYLASNDIENGEHFLRGVRAEIKRDVRMSKAASYKEIVEKARMAEQDEKEIERERQLKSQDFSTKGQRPGWKGECLVGSSRCFRCGGVGHVIKNCPVKGEKGKDRVQGRIFTMTKEGANPDSSVKL